From one Amphiura filiformis chromosome 13, Afil_fr2py, whole genome shotgun sequence genomic stretch:
- the LOC140168352 gene encoding uncharacterized protein, translated as MMDAFNMGKAVMLCIVLILICEVSGWHWDNRGGFRHGKGNKATTTTTTTEAPTTTTTTTTEAPTTTTTTEAPTTTTTTEATTTETIGLGDTIRLVDVSFMEYEYEDWPTVEETTGEVEVQNNGVWGPVCGNNWDENDADVVCRQLQFGGTIMMIDVWEYVEAVPQSTNAWMSNVQCTGTENGLDECSHDGTTDNCNSVAGWFAQRSIISIITAGSHE; from the exons ATG aTGGACGCTTTCAACATGGGCAAGGCTGTGATGCTTTGCATTGTGCTTATCTTGATCTGTGAGGTAAGCGGTTGGCATTGGGATAATCGGGGAGGCTTTCGCCACGGCAAAGGCAATAAggcaaccaccaccaccaccaccacagaggcacccaccaccaccaccaccaccaccacagaggcacccaccaccaccaccaccacagaggcacccaccaccaccaccaccacagagGCAACCACCACCGAGACCATCGGTCTCGGGGATACTA TCCGCCTTGTTGATGTTTCCTTTATGGAATATGAATATGAAGATTGGCCTACTGTTGAGGAAACTACGGGCGAAGTGGAAGTACAAAACAACGGAGTTTGGGGTCCAGTGTGTGGTAACAACTGGGATGAAAATGATGCAGATGTAGTTTGTCGTCAACTGCAATTTGGTGGTACGATCATGATGATTGATGTGTGGGAATATGTGGAGGCAGTACCTCAATCAACTAACGCTTGGATGTCAAATGTACAGTGCACAGGTACGGAAAATGGTTTGGATGAATGCAGTCATGATGGAACAACGGACAACTGTAATTCCGTAGCAGGGTGGTTTGCGCAACGGT cgaTTATTTCGATTATTACGGCTGGTAGCCATGAATGA